The following proteins come from a genomic window of Streptomyces sp. NBC_00539:
- a CDS encoding RsiG family protein has product MSAMSAMPSAGRPPAQRNGDGPGPTIPATALGLRELRAMRRDAQRDEADLSYVRRLLHGRIDILRAELARRTDPEAPVVDRLSEILADAPSSRSASARHVTLGTPQSEESRLLAAEMLSDVELSDLGARTDAELHEAMARLLRYEQQVSRRRQQLQRMADDSSAEITRRYREGEAQVDDLLA; this is encoded by the coding sequence ATGTCAGCCATGTCGGCCATGCCATCGGCAGGCCGCCCGCCCGCCCAGCGCAACGGCGACGGCCCGGGACCGACCATCCCGGCCACCGCCCTCGGGCTGCGGGAACTGCGCGCGATGCGCCGCGACGCGCAGCGCGACGAGGCCGACCTGAGCTACGTACGCAGACTCCTGCACGGCCGCATCGACATCCTGCGTGCGGAGCTGGCCCGGCGTACGGACCCCGAGGCGCCGGTGGTGGACCGGCTCTCGGAGATCCTCGCCGACGCCCCGTCCAGCCGCAGCGCCTCCGCCCGGCACGTCACGCTCGGCACCCCGCAGAGCGAGGAGTCCCGGCTGCTGGCGGCCGAGATGCTGTCGGACGTGGAGCTGTCGGACCTGGGCGCCCGGACGGACGCCGAACTGCACGAGGCGATGGCCCGGCTGCTCCGCTACGAGCAGCAGGTCTCGCGGCGCAGGCAGCAGTTGCAGCGCATGGCGGACGACTCCAGCGCGGAGATCACCCGGCGCTACCGGGAGGGCGAGGCACAGGTGGACGACCTGCTGGCGTAG
- the dtd gene encoding D-aminoacyl-tRNA deacylase encodes MRAVVQRVDGASVVVAGETVGEIVGEGLCVLVGVTHDDTPEKAALLARKLWSVRILEAEKSCSDVNAPLLVISQFTLYGDARKGRRPTWNAAAPGPVAEPLVDEVVAQLRALGATVETGRFGADMRVSLTNHGPFTIVIDV; translated from the coding sequence ATGCGAGCAGTGGTGCAGAGGGTGGACGGCGCGAGCGTCGTGGTGGCCGGCGAGACCGTCGGGGAGATCGTCGGCGAGGGACTGTGCGTCCTGGTGGGGGTCACCCACGACGACACGCCGGAGAAGGCGGCGCTGCTGGCCCGCAAGCTGTGGTCGGTGCGGATCCTGGAGGCCGAGAAGTCCTGCAGCGACGTGAACGCGCCGCTGTTGGTGATCTCCCAGTTCACGCTCTACGGGGACGCCCGCAAGGGCCGCCGGCCCACCTGGAACGCGGCCGCGCCCGGACCGGTGGCCGAGCCGCTGGTCGACGAGGTGGTGGCGCAGCTGCGCGCGCTCGGCGCGACCGTGGAGACGGGCCGGTTCGGTGCGGACATGCGCGTCTCGCTCACCAACCACGGCCCGTTCACCATCGTCATCGACGTCTGA
- the ygfZ gene encoding CAF17-like 4Fe-4S cluster assembly/insertion protein YgfZ, translating into MTSSPLLHLPGAVPAEGRDEGVAAHYGELYGEQRALADGRGFVDLSHRGVITVTGPDRLSWLHLLLTQHVTDLPPGQATEALILSAHGHIEHALYLVDDGETVWAHVEPGTQEALIAYLESMKFFYRVEVADRTADFAVVHLPAGSIAEVAKVLAVRETPHGRDVFVPRGDLEAFAAAHGPAAGLLAYEALRVEAHRPRLGQETDHRTIPHELGWIGTAVHLQKGCYRGQETVARVHNLGKPPRRLVFLHLDGSEVLLPAHGTPVRLASDGEEGRQLGFVTTAVRHHELGPIALALVKRNVPVDAPLLVGTTAAAQEVVVAP; encoded by the coding sequence ATGACCAGCAGCCCCTTGCTCCATCTCCCCGGCGCCGTACCGGCCGAAGGCCGCGACGAGGGCGTCGCCGCCCACTACGGAGAGCTGTACGGCGAACAGCGCGCCCTCGCGGACGGCCGGGGCTTCGTAGACCTCTCCCACCGCGGAGTCATCACCGTCACCGGACCGGACCGGCTGAGCTGGCTGCACCTGCTGCTCACCCAGCACGTCACCGATCTGCCGCCGGGGCAGGCCACCGAGGCGCTGATCCTCTCCGCGCACGGGCACATCGAGCACGCGCTGTACCTCGTGGACGACGGCGAGACGGTGTGGGCGCACGTCGAGCCCGGCACGCAGGAGGCGCTGATCGCCTACCTGGAGTCGATGAAGTTCTTCTACCGCGTCGAGGTGGCGGACCGCACCGCCGACTTCGCGGTCGTGCACCTGCCGGCCGGCTCCATCGCCGAAGTCGCCAAGGTACTCGCCGTACGCGAGACCCCCCACGGCCGCGACGTGTTCGTCCCGCGCGGTGACCTGGAGGCCTTCGCCGCGGCCCACGGCCCGGCCGCGGGCCTGCTGGCGTACGAGGCGCTGCGCGTGGAGGCGCACCGGCCGCGGCTCGGCCAGGAGACCGACCACCGCACGATCCCGCACGAGCTGGGCTGGATCGGCACCGCCGTGCACCTCCAGAAGGGGTGCTACCGGGGTCAGGAGACGGTGGCCCGCGTCCACAACCTGGGCAAGCCCCCGCGCCGTCTGGTCTTCCTGCACCTGGACGGCTCGGAGGTGCTGCTGCCCGCGCACGGGACGCCCGTACGGCTCGCCTCGGACGGGGAGGAGGGACGGCAGCTCGGCTTCGTGACCACCGCCGTCCGCCACCACGAGCTGGGGCCGATCGCGCTGGCACTGGTCAAGCGGAACGTTCCGGTGGACGCGCCGCTGCTGGTCGGCACGACGGCCGCCGCGCAGGAGGTCGTGGTCGCGCCCTGA
- a CDS encoding Fur family transcriptional regulator, whose product MVSTESTEGTDWKTDLRRRGYRLTPQRQLVLEAVDALEHGTPDEILVQVRKTASGVNISTVYRTLELLEELGLVSHAHLGHGAPTYHLADRHHHIHLVCRDCAEVIEADVDIASEFTAKLRTTFGFETDMKHFAIFGLCAGCAAEHRSGSA is encoded by the coding sequence GTGGTGAGCACCGAGAGCACCGAAGGCACCGATTGGAAGACCGACCTGCGGCGGCGCGGCTACCGGCTGACACCGCAGCGCCAGCTCGTGCTGGAGGCGGTCGACGCCCTGGAGCACGGCACCCCTGACGAGATCCTCGTCCAGGTGCGCAAGACGGCCTCCGGGGTCAACATCTCCACCGTCTACCGGACGCTGGAGCTGCTCGAAGAGCTGGGTCTGGTCTCGCACGCCCACCTCGGGCACGGCGCCCCCACCTACCACCTCGCGGACCGGCACCACCACATCCACCTGGTCTGCCGCGACTGCGCCGAGGTGATCGAGGCCGATGTGGACATCGCCTCCGAGTTCACCGCGAAGCTCCGTACCACCTTCGGTTTCGAGACCGACATGAAGCACTTCGCGATCTTCGGACTGTGCGCCGGCTGCGCCGCCGAGCACCGCTCCGGCTCCGCCTGA
- a CDS encoding FABP family protein: MIQIPSDLNPGLVPLAFLLGTWEGAGVFDFPGEEKCNFGQEVVFSHDGRDFLEYTSHSWVLDAEGNKVRPLESESGYWRIDGDRKVEIVMVRDQGVVEVWYGELADQKPQIDLVTDAVARTAASGPYSGGKRLYGYVKSDLMWVGEKATPEVELRPYMSAQLKKVVTPEEVAEMARNLPDMPDDGIAFFR; encoded by the coding sequence ATGATCCAGATCCCGTCCGACCTGAACCCGGGCCTCGTGCCCCTCGCCTTCCTCCTCGGTACCTGGGAGGGCGCGGGCGTCTTCGACTTCCCCGGTGAGGAGAAGTGCAACTTCGGCCAGGAAGTCGTCTTCAGCCACGACGGCCGGGACTTCTTGGAGTACACCTCCCACAGCTGGGTCCTCGACGCCGAGGGCAACAAGGTGCGGCCGCTGGAGTCCGAGTCCGGCTACTGGCGCATCGACGGGGACCGCAAGGTCGAGATCGTCATGGTCCGCGACCAGGGCGTCGTCGAGGTCTGGTACGGCGAGCTCGCCGACCAGAAGCCCCAGATCGACCTGGTGACGGACGCCGTCGCGCGCACCGCGGCCTCCGGCCCGTACAGCGGCGGCAAGCGGCTCTACGGCTACGTCAAGAGCGACCTGATGTGGGTCGGCGAGAAGGCCACCCCGGAGGTCGAGCTGCGCCCGTACATGTCGGCCCAGCTCAAGAAGGTCGTCACGCCCGAGGAGGTCGCCGAGATGGCGCGCAACCTCCCGGACATGCCGGACGACGGCATCGCGTTCTTCCGCTGA
- a CDS encoding DUF3099 domain-containing protein has translation MYARRRRVYFLMMGGCLFLFVSAWAFVRLWSVEAAVALCVVAMVIPPVAAMIANRRGPDDRWWDDPSGDPKSDEWWDELDGKRRRYDGNGDPNPPQ, from the coding sequence ATGTACGCCAGGAGGCGCCGCGTCTACTTCCTGATGATGGGCGGCTGCCTGTTCCTCTTCGTCTCCGCCTGGGCCTTCGTACGCCTGTGGTCGGTCGAGGCCGCCGTCGCGCTGTGCGTCGTCGCCATGGTCATCCCCCCGGTCGCCGCCATGATCGCGAACCGGCGCGGCCCGGACGACCGCTGGTGGGACGACCCGTCGGGCGATCCCAAGTCCGACGAATGGTGGGACGAACTGGACGGAAAGCGGCGCCGGTACGACGGGAACGGCGACCCGAATCCACCGCAATGA
- a CDS encoding DUF1416 domain-containing protein, which yields MCGAQIGGPDLATLKPGETAIQGQVTKDGEPVSGYVRLLDSTGEFTAEVPTSATGQFRFYAATGSWTLRALVPGAQADRAVVVAEAGGVTDVAIAV from the coding sequence ATGTGTGGAGCACAGATCGGCGGGCCCGACCTCGCCACGCTCAAGCCCGGTGAGACCGCCATCCAGGGCCAGGTGACCAAGGACGGCGAGCCCGTCAGCGGTTACGTGCGGCTGCTGGATTCGACCGGCGAGTTCACCGCCGAGGTCCCGACCTCGGCCACCGGCCAGTTCCGCTTCTACGCCGCCACCGGCTCCTGGACGCTGCGGGCGCTCGTCCCCGGTGCCCAGGCGGACCGTGCCGTCGTCGTCGCCGAGGCCGGCGGAGTGACGGACGTGGCGATCGCGGTCTGA
- a CDS encoding sulfurtransferase yields the protein MSRSDVLVDADWVEAHLNDANVVIVEVDEDTSAYDKNHITNAVRIDWKSDLQDPVRRDFVDQEGFEKLLSAKGISNDDTVVLYGGNNNWFASYAYWYFKLYGHQDVRLLDGGRKKWELDSRDLVDGKDVPNRPATQYKAKPQDASIRAFRDDVVAAIGNQNLVDVRSPDEFSGKLLAPAHLPQEQSQRPGHVPSARNIPWSKNANDDGTFKSDEELTALYEAEQVDLSKDTIAYCRIGERSALTWFVLHELLGQENVKNYDGSWTEYGSLVGVPIELGPNK from the coding sequence ATGAGCCGCAGCGACGTCCTCGTCGACGCCGACTGGGTCGAGGCCCACCTGAACGACGCCAACGTCGTCATCGTCGAGGTGGACGAGGACACGTCCGCGTACGACAAGAACCACATCACCAACGCCGTCCGGATCGACTGGAAGAGCGACCTCCAGGACCCGGTCCGCCGCGACTTCGTGGACCAGGAGGGCTTCGAGAAGCTGCTGTCCGCCAAGGGCATCTCCAACGACGACACCGTCGTCCTCTACGGCGGCAACAACAACTGGTTCGCTTCCTACGCCTACTGGTACTTCAAGCTCTACGGCCACCAGGACGTCCGCCTGCTCGACGGCGGCCGCAAGAAGTGGGAGCTCGACTCCCGCGACCTGGTCGACGGCAAGGACGTCCCGAACCGCCCGGCCACCCAGTACAAGGCCAAGCCCCAGGACGCCTCGATCCGCGCCTTCCGCGACGACGTCGTCGCCGCGATCGGCAACCAGAACCTGGTGGACGTCCGCTCGCCCGACGAGTTCTCCGGCAAGCTGCTCGCCCCGGCGCACCTCCCGCAGGAGCAGTCGCAGCGCCCCGGCCACGTGCCGAGCGCCCGCAACATCCCGTGGTCGAAGAACGCCAACGACGACGGCACCTTCAAGTCCGACGAAGAGCTGACCGCCCTCTACGAGGCCGAGCAGGTGGACCTGTCCAAGGACACCATCGCCTACTGCCGCATCGGCGAGCGCTCCGCGCTCACGTGGTTCGTGCTGCACGAGCTCCTGGGCCAGGAGAACGTCAAGAACTACGACGGCTCCTGGACCGAGTACGGCTCGCTGGTCGGCGTGCCGATCGAGCTCGGTCCGAACAAGTAA
- a CDS encoding putative leader peptide, giving the protein MKHQQADLTKRRAVDLCRVAAMLCRSV; this is encoded by the coding sequence ATGAAGCATCAGCAGGCGGACCTCACGAAGCGGCGGGCAGTAGACCTGTGTCGCGTCGCCGCCATGCTCTGTCGCTCCGTCTAG
- a CDS encoding LmeA family phospholipid-binding protein: MRLLRAVVIIAVILGGLFVGVDRWAVGYAENRLADRIQARQGLAGSAEVDIHGFPFLTQALSHDLDQVDVTLKGVEATADGRKTRLTRLDAAFHGVKLNGDYSGGTARRAEGTAFVSYADLTEASQTGVTVAYGGTPGKVKVTARVEILGKTLTRSVVSTVSLADAPSGKGKIVRVHADEVPGEGIPGIERLIRKQTDFDRSVDGGLPAGLQLSTLTSDEQGVHLSLTGTDVVLAGQ; encoded by the coding sequence GTGCGTCTTCTACGCGCCGTCGTCATCATCGCAGTGATCCTGGGCGGGCTCTTCGTGGGCGTCGACCGCTGGGCGGTCGGTTACGCCGAGAACCGGCTCGCCGACCGGATACAGGCCCGGCAGGGGCTCGCGGGCAGTGCGGAGGTGGACATCCACGGGTTCCCGTTCCTGACGCAGGCGCTCAGCCACGACCTCGACCAGGTCGACGTCACCCTCAAGGGCGTCGAGGCCACCGCGGACGGCCGCAAGACCCGCCTCACCCGGCTCGACGCCGCCTTCCACGGGGTGAAGCTGAACGGCGACTACAGCGGCGGCACGGCCCGGCGCGCCGAGGGCACCGCCTTCGTCTCGTACGCGGACCTGACCGAGGCCTCGCAGACCGGTGTCACCGTCGCCTACGGCGGCACGCCGGGCAAGGTGAAGGTCACCGCCCGGGTGGAGATCCTCGGCAAGACCCTGACGCGCAGCGTCGTGTCGACGGTCAGCCTCGCGGACGCCCCGTCCGGCAAGGGGAAGATCGTCCGGGTGCACGCCGACGAGGTGCCGGGGGAGGGGATCCCCGGTATCGAGCGGCTCATCCGCAAGCAGACGGACTTCGACCGCTCCGTCGACGGCGGCCTGCCGGCCGGGCTCCAGCTCTCCACGCTGACCTCGGACGAGCAGGGCGTACACCTCTCCCTGACGGGTACGGACGTGGTCCTGGCCGGCCAGTAG
- a CDS encoding MoaD/ThiS family protein, which yields MATGTIRYWAAAKAAAETAEEPYSARTLAEALDAVRERHPGELTRVLLRCSFLVNDEPVGKRPHDAVLLTEGGTVEVLPPFAGG from the coding sequence GTGGCAACCGGAACCATCCGCTACTGGGCGGCGGCCAAGGCCGCGGCCGAGACGGCGGAGGAGCCGTACTCGGCGCGCACGCTGGCCGAGGCGCTGGACGCCGTGCGGGAACGCCACCCGGGTGAACTGACCCGGGTCCTGCTGCGCTGCTCCTTCCTCGTGAACGACGAGCCTGTGGGCAAGCGCCCGCACGATGCCGTCCTGCTGACGGAAGGGGGCACCGTCGAGGTGCTCCCGCCGTTCGCGGGCGGGTGA
- a CDS encoding winged helix-turn-helix transcriptional regulator, translating to MSSLLLLTNALQPSAEVLPALGLLLHNVRVAPAEGPALVDTPGADVILIDGRRDLPQVRSLCQLLRSTGPGCPLLLVVTEGGLAAVTADWGIDDVLLDTAGPAEVEARLRLATGRQQLGSDDSPMEIRNGDLSVDEATYSAKLKGRVLDLTFKEFELLKYLAQHPGRVFTRAQLLQEVWGYDYFGGTRTVDVHVRRLRAKLGPEHESLIGTVRNVGYRFVTPEKVERAAAEAAAQAAAALPRMEEAPVTVQSAGRPAQR from the coding sequence ATGAGCTCGCTCCTGCTCCTCACCAACGCCCTGCAGCCGTCCGCCGAGGTGCTGCCCGCCCTCGGCCTGCTGCTGCACAACGTCCGGGTCGCCCCCGCGGAGGGCCCGGCCCTCGTGGACACGCCCGGCGCCGACGTGATCCTCATCGACGGCCGCCGCGACCTCCCGCAGGTGCGCTCGCTGTGCCAGCTGCTGCGCTCCACCGGGCCCGGCTGCCCGCTGCTCCTCGTCGTCACCGAGGGCGGCCTCGCGGCCGTGACCGCCGACTGGGGCATCGACGACGTCCTCCTCGACACCGCCGGACCGGCCGAGGTCGAGGCGCGGCTGCGGCTGGCCACCGGCCGGCAGCAGCTCGGCTCGGACGACTCCCCGATGGAGATCCGCAACGGTGACCTGTCGGTCGACGAGGCGACGTACTCCGCGAAGCTCAAGGGGCGGGTCCTGGACCTCACCTTCAAGGAGTTCGAGCTGCTCAAGTACCTCGCCCAGCACCCGGGCCGGGTCTTCACGCGCGCCCAGCTCCTCCAGGAGGTGTGGGGCTACGACTACTTCGGCGGCACCCGGACGGTGGACGTCCACGTCCGGCGGCTGCGTGCCAAGCTCGGCCCCGAGCACGAGTCGCTGATCGGTACGGTGCGCAACGTCGGCTACCGCTTCGTCACGCCGGAGAAGGTGGAGCGGGCGGCCGCGGAAGCGGCGGCCCAGGCCGCCGCGGCCCTCCCCCGTATGGAGGAAGCACCGGTAACGGTCCAGTCGGCAGGACGCCCTGCCCAGAGGTAG
- a CDS encoding LacI family DNA-binding transcriptional regulator — protein MAKVTRDDVARLAGTSTAVVSYVINNGPRPVAPATRERVLAAIKDLGYRPDRVAQAMASRRTDLIGMIVPDARQPFFAEMAHAVEQAAAERGKMVLVGNSDYRDEREVHYLRAFLGMRVSGLILVSQGMSERAASEIEAWDARIVLLHERPEAIDDVAVITDDIGGAQLATRHLLEHGHPYVACIGGVENTPSVGDPVADHVEGWRRAMLEAGRSVEGRLFEAPYNRYDAYKVALEVLSGPDRPPAIFCATDDQAIGVLRAARELRIDVPGELAVAGFDDVKEAALTDPPLTTIASDRPAMARAAVDLVLDDALRVAGSRRERLKQFPSALVIRRSCGCRPS, from the coding sequence GTGGCCAAGGTGACGCGGGATGACGTGGCGCGACTTGCGGGTACCTCTACCGCCGTCGTGAGCTACGTCATCAATAACGGACCCCGGCCGGTTGCCCCGGCCACGCGCGAGCGTGTACTCGCCGCCATCAAGGACCTGGGCTACCGGCCAGACCGGGTGGCCCAGGCGATGGCCTCGCGGCGCACCGACCTCATAGGCATGATCGTGCCCGACGCGCGGCAGCCGTTCTTCGCGGAGATGGCGCACGCGGTCGAACAGGCAGCCGCCGAGCGCGGGAAGATGGTGCTGGTCGGCAACTCCGACTACCGCGACGAGCGCGAGGTCCACTACCTGCGGGCCTTCCTCGGCATGCGGGTGTCGGGCCTGATCCTGGTCAGCCAGGGCATGAGCGAGCGCGCGGCGTCGGAGATCGAGGCGTGGGACGCGCGGATCGTGCTGCTGCACGAGCGGCCCGAGGCGATCGACGACGTCGCGGTCATCACCGACGACATCGGCGGCGCGCAGCTCGCGACGCGGCACCTGCTGGAGCACGGGCACCCGTACGTGGCCTGCATCGGCGGCGTCGAGAACACCCCGTCGGTGGGCGACCCGGTCGCGGACCACGTCGAGGGCTGGCGCCGGGCGATGCTGGAGGCGGGGCGGTCGGTGGAGGGCCGGCTGTTCGAGGCCCCGTACAACCGCTACGACGCGTACAAGGTGGCCCTGGAGGTCCTGTCGGGGCCGGACCGGCCCCCGGCGATCTTCTGCGCGACGGACGACCAGGCGATCGGCGTGCTGCGGGCGGCTCGGGAGCTGCGGATCGACGTGCCGGGGGAGCTGGCGGTGGCCGGCTTCGACGACGTCAAGGAAGCCGCCCTGACGGACCCGCCGCTGACGACGATCGCCTCGGACCGGCCGGCGATGGCCCGCGCGGCGGTGGATCTCGTCCTGGACGACGCCCTGCGCGTGGCCGGCTCCCGCCGCGAGCGGCTGAAGCAGTTCCCGTCGGCCCTGGTGATCCGCCGCTCCTGCGGCTGCCGTCCTTCCTGA
- a CDS encoding S1C family serine protease yields the protein MTDSFRREGNYPQEYPPPPAYPPPAYPPAAAAPRPRRPVALLAAVALAAALVGGGTAAAVEGLLAQHGTGTGAFTGTNVSQSSSGTVSGVAEQVSPSVVRIDTRTGSGQGTGSGIVLTADGEIVTNNHVVAGASEIQVTMSDGKKYAAKTLGTDPAKDLALIKLQGASGLKPAHLGNSDNLRVGDQVVAIGSPDRLTGTVTSGIVSALNRDVSVPKSEEQPPQRRQGGDGWPFSYDGRQFNGDTGKDSTSYKAIQTDASLNPGNSGGALVNMNGEIVGMPSAIYSPSSDSSSAGSVGLGFAIPVNTIKGDLSSLRHGGTGTGPGADNGTDNGGSDDSGLNSY from the coding sequence ATGACCGACAGCTTCCGCCGCGAAGGCAACTACCCGCAGGAGTACCCCCCGCCACCCGCGTACCCGCCGCCCGCGTACCCGCCGGCGGCCGCCGCACCACGTCCCCGCCGCCCCGTCGCGCTGCTCGCCGCCGTCGCGCTCGCCGCCGCCCTCGTCGGCGGCGGGACCGCCGCCGCCGTGGAAGGGCTGCTCGCCCAGCACGGCACCGGCACCGGCGCCTTCACCGGCACCAACGTCTCGCAGTCCAGCAGCGGCACCGTCTCCGGCGTGGCCGAACAGGTCAGCCCCTCCGTCGTCCGCATCGACACCCGCACCGGCTCCGGCCAGGGCACCGGCTCCGGCATCGTCCTCACCGCCGACGGCGAGATCGTCACCAACAACCACGTCGTCGCCGGCGCCTCCGAGATCCAGGTGACGATGAGCGACGGCAAGAAGTACGCCGCCAAGACCCTCGGCACCGACCCCGCCAAGGACCTGGCCCTCATCAAGCTCCAGGGCGCCTCCGGCCTCAAGCCCGCCCACCTCGGCAACTCCGACAACCTGCGCGTCGGCGACCAGGTCGTCGCCATCGGCTCCCCCGACCGCCTCACCGGCACCGTCACCAGCGGCATCGTCTCGGCGCTGAACCGGGACGTGAGCGTCCCCAAGTCCGAGGAGCAGCCCCCGCAGCGCCGCCAGGGCGGCGACGGCTGGCCGTTCTCCTACGACGGCCGGCAGTTCAACGGCGACACCGGCAAGGACAGCACCTCGTACAAGGCGATCCAGACCGACGCCTCCCTCAACCCGGGCAACTCCGGCGGCGCCCTCGTCAACATGAACGGCGAGATCGTCGGAATGCCCTCGGCGATCTACTCGCCCTCCTCGGACAGCTCCAGCGCCGGCAGCGTCGGCCTCGGCTTCGCCATCCCGGTCAACACGATCAAGGGCGACCTGTCCTCCCTGCGCCACGGCGGAACCGGCACCGGACCGGGTGCCGACAACGGCACCGACAACGGCGGCAGCGACGACAGCGGCCTCAACTCCTACTGA
- a CDS encoding response regulator transcription factor yields the protein MAATTAGSAEGDPQRVLVVDDEPAVREALRRSLAFEGYAAQTAVDGLDALDKAASYAPDLIVLDIQMPRMDGLTAARRLRASGSTTPILMLTARDTVGDRVTGLDAGADDYLVKPFELDELFARVRALLRRSAYAAPAPGGAQPEHGLAFGDLRMDLATREVTRAGRPVELTRTEFTLLEMFLSHPRQVLTREQILKTVWGFDFEPSSNSLDVYVMYLRRKTEAGGEPRLVHTVRGVGYVLRAGESGPE from the coding sequence ATGGCTGCAACGACTGCCGGGAGCGCCGAAGGCGACCCCCAGCGCGTCCTCGTCGTCGATGACGAGCCGGCCGTCCGTGAGGCCCTGCGCCGCAGCCTGGCCTTCGAGGGGTACGCGGCGCAGACCGCCGTCGACGGGCTCGACGCCCTCGACAAGGCGGCTTCGTACGCCCCCGACCTGATCGTCCTGGACATCCAGATGCCCCGCATGGACGGTCTGACCGCCGCCCGCCGGCTGCGCGCCTCGGGCAGCACCACCCCGATCCTGATGCTGACGGCCCGCGACACCGTCGGCGACCGCGTCACGGGGCTGGACGCGGGGGCCGACGACTACCTCGTCAAGCCCTTCGAGCTGGACGAGCTCTTCGCCCGGGTCCGCGCCCTGCTGCGCCGCAGCGCCTACGCCGCACCCGCGCCCGGCGGCGCACAGCCGGAGCACGGCCTCGCCTTCGGCGACCTGCGCATGGACCTCGCCACCCGCGAGGTCACCCGGGCCGGGCGCCCCGTGGAACTCACCCGTACCGAGTTCACGCTGCTGGAGATGTTCCTCTCCCACCCCCGCCAGGTCCTGACCCGCGAGCAGATCCTGAAAACGGTCTGGGGCTTCGACTTCGAGCCCAGCTCCAACTCCCTCGACGTGTACGTCATGTACCTGCGCCGCAAGACCGAGGCGGGCGGCGAACCCCGGCTCGTGCACACCGTGCGCGGGGTGGGGTACGTCCTGCGCGCCGGTGAGAGCGGACCGGAATGA